DNA sequence from the Thamnophis elegans isolate rThaEle1 chromosome 4, rThaEle1.pri, whole genome shotgun sequence genome:
catcattgcccagaggatcattgattgccctctcccctctttggaagagctttatagctcccactgccttaaggaagttcaaaacattcttaaagatccatctcatcctgggcacccttttttttaactattaccatctggcagacagtacaggataataaaacaagaacaaataggctgaaaaatcaGCTTCTCTCCCACAGcagtaattatataattatattgaattctactgtatagtgcaatattaatacaataagaggtttttaatttaatttttatgtataatgtacactgaatatggcatttaattttgttgtaccaagtgcaatgacaataaagtaaactaaactaagatgATGGGAGGCGCTAGGTATCTGAAGAATCCAACTCTTTTCAAATCAACAAACATAGGCATAAATCTTTTGTCATGCTTCAAGTAGTTGCAACATTTACTCAGGAGATCTAAATTCATTATTTCACAATGCCAAAAAATATTATGGACAGAGTAGCAAATACTTCTGCTCACAAATGGGATTATCAGTATACTATAGTGGAATGGCAAGAATACCCTtcctactatttttttaaaaattggcaatTCTTTCCCTGTTTTCTGTAGTAATATTTCTGTCTGTTTGTTTTCATTTGCAAATAGACATTCATGCCAAAAAAGGCTTGACAAATTTCAGAGCAAATATGCAGATTTTCACCTCAagcttattcattatttatttcacAAGATTGATAGATTTAATGTCCAAAAAATGGAACTGAAACTTGAAAACCCTGAGACTATAATGAGACTTCAACAGACTATACAATATCAAGTGCAAAGATCTGTAAactcattaaaattattttgaattggAGAACAATATCAACATTCTACATCTATCTATAAATTTTGCACAAGCCCCTGGCTTCTGTTGCCAAAGACTCCtgcaaaacattattttatttggtATATATTAAAAGACTTTATAGCCTGCCTTTTTCAATTACTTGGATGAGGAAATTAATGCAGGCAGAAAGAAGTGTTAGATCTTATGGTAGGTGGTGATAAACTGTCCATCTTTTATGTTGCAttacagtggtggattcctacagGTTTAGACCATTTCATggacgaaccagtagtggtttggtggtttaggtcgctggaaccagcagcgacccaggcttgccatgcccccgaaccagttctccaggcaCCACCATCACTTCTAGGTATgcacagaacactttttattacaCTGCACGTGAGCGCAGTGCGctcacaagcaaaccagcaataGTGCCTGCCAGAATCCACTCCTGTTGCAGTATCATCAAACcttaaagagttttaataatcACAAATATGTCAGCTTACAACTGAACATACACTAATGATGTAGAAAAATTGGTAtgtcatttgttatatttttgtacacatttatttttattattagcatttgatggttgttggtttttcttttttctttattttaactttggatataaaataaaataaaatgtgaaggaCTGTCACTGGACCTAAATGTCCTGGACAACGTTTGTCCAGTCTCCAGCATCCCCTTTCTGCTAAAGATTGTTGAGAAGAGGTCAGTTGCAATTTCAGAGAGCCATGAAAGAAATGGATTGTCTGATCCCATTttagttgggtttcaggcctacATTAAGTATGGAGACGGCACTGATCATGCTCATTGATGATATCTGATGATGCCAGGATGCAGGTGGTTGCAACCAACTTGGCCCTACTTTATTTCTCAGCAATTTTTGATAGGATTGATCTTGCCATCCTTGTAGACCAGTTGAGAATACAACTGGAGAACACTCTCCTCAGCCAGTTCAAGCCagtatttggggtggggggggtaaGTAGATTCAAATCCAAATCCTTTGATGCTCTTGCTCCTCCTGCTTAATATGAGGTTGCATAAGGGAAAGGTCATCAATCAGTTGACCTCAGTTCAGCATCAGGTATCATGAATACATGGATGTCACTCAACTATGAATCTCAATCTATGACTAAAAAAACAATGTTGTCAAGGTTTCCTCCCAATGCTTGGAAGCAGCTGGAGTCTGGATGGGGAAAACAGGTTTAACTTAAATTCTACTAAGTGAAGTGGCTTGGACCTCCATGTTCTGGAGATTCCCAAACTTAGTCCAGAAGGGGATGCCACTAGGGGAAGTCTTCCTAGATTCTCAACTCCTTCTCAATGATCCAGGTAGCGAGGGCTTTGCACAAATCCAACATGTATGCCAGTTGAACTCATTTCTGGACCAAGTAGCCCTCATTAGTATCACTCGTATGTTGGAGATGAAGTATGGCAGTATAGTTTTCATCaggttgcccttgaagaccacttgAAATCTACAGCTGGTTCAGAATGTAGCAGCATAAGCTGTGATAGACAGATATCACTACACCCATTAACACCTCTGCATCATATTAGTTATCAATATCTATCttgatatagatatattagttatCAATAtcttctgagtgcaattcaaagtgctgctTATTATTTACAAAGTCCTATACTGTATAGGACCTAGCTGCCTAAAGGACTATCTATTTCTTGtaatatctgcctatcccaagtaATCAGGGTTAACTTCCTTTGAGTTCCATTGAGGAAGCATCATCATTTAGCAGAATCCAGAAAGCAGGATTTCTCTGTTGCAGCCCCATCATTATAGAAAAACATCTGCTTGGAGATTCATTGAGCAGCCACTCTATCTCCCTTCAAAAGAGCCCTAAAATTCCGTTCTTCCCCCAGATCTTTGGTTAGGGCAGAGTTCCCCAAGCTTTCTGGGTTGGTGGCCTGGAATTGAGTGGAGAATAGGGGATGGTTTTGTGGAAGGGGcaggcacatgcacacacgcatgcatgtggGCACACACCCACTGCTCGCACAAGTGAGGTTGCGAGCGGTCACACAAATGAAGCCGCAAGCACCCACAACATTTGTGCAAATGGGCTACAACTGCCCGCATGAGTGAGGGCACAAGTGCCTGTATGAGTGGGGCCATGAGTGTCCACAATGGTCATGTGAGTGGGGCCGTGAGTGCCTGCACAAGTGGGATTGTGAGCACTTGTGACCACTcgcagcaacacacacacacaaatggggGCTGTGCACGCACTCTGTTCAGCTACTGACACAGCTCAGTGGCCAATAGGCCATAGCCCactggttggggacccctgggttAATGTATTTAGTTGACCCCTCCACTTTTGGGATGACGGAAAGTGGGTTTTTCTAACCTGTTTCCCCAGGACTACTGTGTTCTTTTTGTAGAtcttgttatgttgttgttgttgtttgcttttTAACTTTGTGAAGCTGACCAGTCACTTTGAAGTTAAGTAGTTTGGGAATTGCATATATgaaaaaaagagccaaggtggcgcagtggttagggtgcagtactgcaggccacttcagctgactgttatctgcagttcagcggttcaaatctcaccggctcaaggttggctcagccttccatccttccgaggtgggtgaaatgaggacccagactgtgggggcaatatgctgactctgtaaaccgcttagagagggctgaaagccctatgaagcagtatataagtctaactgctattgctattgctaaaataaactCTGTAGATACAAAgagatttatatatttatctatccaCCTaattggatagataaatagatatatttATCTGTCCAATTTTGCAGAGGACTgtttatatattttaagttctACAATATTTATTCTACAATATATTCTACATTTCCATgctgaaaagaaggaaaagttaACGCTTGTTAAccagaaataaataaacagagtttttatgtttttaaatggtATATTGTAAGTGATAAACAGAGACCCGAATTAGGCAATTGTTTGGACTAGTCAATTTCTAATGTCCATTCTAAATCAATTTCTATGATTCTATGGTAATTATGAAATTAAGAAAATACCCACCTTGTGGTTCAGTAAAGCTATTTTTCTTGCAGCAGCATTTCTTCGCTTGGCCCTTTTTTTAGAAGACTTGGATAGCTGATTGGAGTAAGGGGTAGTGGTAGCAGCTTTTTGAAATTGCTTGGATTTGCTGATGTTAATTGTATCAATGATTCTAAGGTTGCGATTTATACATCTGTCTTTTAGATCGGCAACATCAGTTTTACTTGGACATAAAGAGTCCACTTGCTGAGGACACCAGTCAGAAGTTGCATAATCCATGTGGTGCTGGTATACATCATAGTCAGGTAAGGCTACTGGGAGAGAAGCAGAGTTTGGAAAGAACTGAGTTGGAGTAAACGTAGAGACATATGGAACATCATGACATGAACCAGAGATGGACCCAGGAGGAATATCAAGAAAAGAAGGTGGAGCTGATGGAATTACAGATCCTGGAACACTAGATTGCTCACACATGTCAGTAGCTTTATTTTGCCCTGAAATAGCGATGTTATTGTAGTCATATTTTAAAACAGGAGACAGAGCTTCAGGTGATGGAAAAGAATCAAATGGCGATAGAGAATGCTTCTGCTTCTCTTCTAACTTTGCTTTATGATTTGCCACTGAATGATGATTAAGAGCATAAGCTGTTTTTTTCCCATGGAGCCTTTCTTCTGTGCGAGCAGCAAGCTTATCTATTTCAGCCATTCCAATGTCCAAACCAATAGTTTTAAGCAAGTCACGCATCTTGTCATATTCCACACTGGACTGTTCCAAATTCTCTGGTTTTACAGATTGTTCCAAATTCTCTGGTTTTACAGACTGTTCCAAATTCTCTGGTTTTACAGACTGTTCCAAATTCTTTGGTTTTACAGACTGTTCCAAATTCTTTGGTTTTACAGACTGTTCCAAATTCTTTAGTTTTACAGACTGTTTCAAATTCTTTGGTTTTGCAATAGGTAGATATTTTACTTTCTCACGTAcaggttttttctttttactcatTATCTTTTGAGAGTAGACACAGTTGTTTGAATCACCATCATCATCCCCATAAAGAAATTTCTCTTCATCTTCTATATTATAAGGGAAGGGATCCAGTATTTTTTCTGGAGCATAAACAGAATCAGTCGTTGTACCTAGAATGCACGAAAAACCACTTCCATCTTGACTGGCTCTTTCATTAGGCAACAGGAAGTCACTACGTTGGGTGACAGGTTCTGATGTTGACTCAGGAGGCTTCTTCCCCTTTGAAAAATCCCTGAAGTCCTGTTCAAAAGGAAAAGCATTTATTACTTGATATGTCTGTTGCACTGAGATGCCTTACTACAAACAAATTATTATTGAACTGAAGAAattctgaagaagaaaaactgatgAAAAGAAGTGATGTGTGTTAAATtgttacaaataaaacatttctgaaagaaaggagttcatttataaataaaaattgttagaAAAGAATGCAGGCTTTCAAACAGATCTGGTGGTACTAGCTTATGAGATTAATCAATATTTCAATTCATAAAACAGGGAAATCTTTCAGATAAACAGATTACAGCTAATAACTTGGTAAactggaagagaagaaaaatgaaactgaggcagagacaggagttctaaaatataatttaatttgatATATTGTGGGCATTTTATTAGTGCTGGGACAGGGTGCAAAGGTGCTACAAAAAAGTTATCAGAGGAAGACATATAACATGTTTCCCTTGCTCAGCAGGCCACTCTGATACAAGATGATCTCACTATATTGTACTAATCAGCAATAAAATTGCCAGTACAGCAACATATTACTCTAGCTATCTTCTATAAGCTGCACATACCATGTCACCACCCAGCTTTGTTCAGAGTTAACCATTCAGTGAAATGGCTGTATTCTCCCTCCATGATATGCTCATAAGGTCCAGTTTTAAGTTGCTATCCAGCATCAATATATTCATGCCATGATCTGTGATTACTTTGAATCACTGAGCACAGAGAAGGAAAAACAGCACGTCAAAGAAGCAGCAGAGGAAGCACAACATGGGTCTGAACAATAACAGAATTCGAAAGGTGGCTTTCTGAAGGGAACAAATCCAAAAAAGTAGCCTGTCAATAGGCAACATTATTTATGACTGCTGCATGATGCAAATTCACAAAAGCATGGTGCTTCTTTCAGAAATGAACAGTTATTTACCTCTGCTTTGAAACTATGTGAGGAAAATGAGGTGACTTGATAATTCAGCttcaaatagtttttaaaaaattaatatttgtAGAGATTTCTTCAGTTTCAAACACTGAAAAATTCTGCActtggttttctagaaatgaTTTAGGAAACTTCCAACCTATGCCTAATGCTAGAAGTTTTCATCTAAACCATGAAAATCTTTAATAAGCACCCTCCCATTCCCCCATAATCCCACCTTTCAGAACAGATTCCTCCCTGCATGACAAGTCATCTCAGGCTCCTTGCAGAGCAAAATAAGGAGCAATCTTGCCTGAGGAAAAATATTACTGATGGGGCttcaaggttgaaaaacagtaATCCCCATAAGTGTCCTAAAATTACCATATCAAATGCAACTTCTTTATGTTACCCTGATACAGATGTcaaaatgctaaaataaaatgtttaatgacACCACTCTTAACAGAAAGTCAGTCACtggttttaaatttaaaacaaataaaatgcaaaCTTTCTGATTCAAATGAGACCCAAGATGCTGTCAATACTAAATCAACTCCATGACAGGAAAAATGTGTGACATTGTTCAAAGCATTTATTCGAAAGCTCTACTTATAGACaattaaatacataaatttaaattaggaaaaagatagaaaaacgGACAGATTAACAAAGAGAGTGAAGAATTCAGTTCAAACCTGTATAGAAGAATCATCTGAACGTTTCTTCAGTATAGATTGTAAGGACATTGCTGGTGTTTTCTCAGATCTATAATGGTGTCTAGATTCAGAAGATTGTTCTTGATTAGCTGAATCAGGCATTGGGTAGTCAGTACTAATGTTTCTGCTTCGCAaatcctcttctctttttctcctaatTTTTTCAAGTTTACGAAAATCTTCATCCATGTATATCAGGCTTGGGCTTCTATTAAGGCCTTGTTTACAATACTTTTCTGTTTCTGCCAATAAAGCCCGAGATTTTATGCTTTCATCAAAAAGTCTATCGTCTCTGCCATATTGAAAGCATTTTGATTCTTGCTCCCCACCCCTCTTATTTTCTCTTGATTGATGCTGTAGAAATTCACTGTTTATACTTCGGTCCAGTTGAGCTATGAAAATATCCCTATTGTAAGAGTCCTCATCATGTCGCATGCTGAATGGTCTTGAAGGATTCTCCTCACGAAAGAAACCTCTCTCAAGGTTCCAAGGATGTGAAAGGACTCTGCTAAATATTGGACCATCATCCAAGTCATCCCTAATGAGAAAGGCACATCAATTACAATATCAACATCATATAAATCTCTGGAACTCAGGTTAGCATAGTTGCCTGATTCTGAATAGCCAATACGTTTTTATATTGAACCCAATATGGTTAGTTCTGCAGGTTCTACGTCTTACGGCAACAGCTTCACCTTCTATCTCAGACTATATAGCTCTTCCAGaaataacattttgaaatttatttatgaGCATAGGGGATatgaaacaaaaacaggcaagagTGCACTGTTACAGAAATATAAATGTGCTCCAGCTCCAGctgtccacaaaatatgtatAATTTATCTTGTATTAAATTGCTTTCAAATGACAAAGTTGGTCTTAACAATGCATATAAACCatacagtttttattttttaaataacgtTTGTGTTAATTTTTAATAATGGCAGTTTCTGTGTATTCATTGCTTTAATTTATTAGTGTAAACTGTccaggataatttttttttttggggggggggggcggtgagaTAGTAGCTATAAAAtttgattgataaataaataaaaggttttgTGTGAAGTGTACACACGACCTCAACATGTCTTTAGGAAAtttggaaataaaacattttagtcCATTTTTAAAGTAGAAGCAATATTCtaacattttattaattaattaacagcaaaaacaatatttatcctaaacatctttaaaatgtttctttatattctattttcctaTATTAAATCAATGAGGAAACATGTGCAATTTGCTACTAAAAATAACTATTATGAATATTTTTCTAATAAGGCCTAACCCTTACCATTCTTGTTCTATGTAATTTTTGTGGTACTTCAAAATAGTTAACTTTTGACAGCAGTGGGTAATAATATATCGACATAAGAACTGTTATGTTATCATTTCGAAGTACATCTTTCAAAATACAATGAATTTTTGTTTAAAGTATAAAATTCACAATTACAAATTATACTGATTTATTATAATGCAATAAGCACagaatacaggtaagtcctcaacttacaacagttcatttagtgaccattcaaagttaacaaaggcactgaaaaatatgacttaggaccatttttccacacttaaGACAGTTGCAGCATGCCCAtatcacgtgatcaaatttcagttgcttggcaactggttcatatttatgaccgttgcagtgtcccagggtcatgtaatcactttttgtcaccttctgacaagcaaagtcaaaggggaagccagattcacttaacaaccatattactaacttatcaactgcaatgattcatttaacaactgtggcaagaatgatcataaaatggcacaaaactcatttaacaaatgtctcatttaacaacagaaattttggctcaattgtggccataagtcaaggactagctttaTGCATCACAGAAACTTCTCACACCTCAGAAAGGAGAATCTCAATGGCAACACATATCCATAGCCTTGAGCAGTAAAGTAATTACATtaggatacagatagtcctcaagttatgactactcttttagtgtccattcaagattataacagcactgaacaTGGGCGACTTATGACCTGTCCACAAAGTTGTGGTAATTGCAACATCACATTACTCTAATTCGAGTGCTTGGGTGCCCAGCTCACAATTAAGATATGGCAGTGatctgcaatcatgtgatcaccatttgtgaccttcccagctggaaccaaagtcaatggggaagctggttgCAAGTTGCTCATATAAGTTGTTCCCCCTGCTTGTTCTCCCAAGGAGCCCAGCATGGGAAGTTCAGGGATCTTGTCCTTTGCAGCAACTCCACACAGACCAGTTTGCCAAATGTAGCCATTCCGGGATTGGGAGGTGTCACATTCATTAATCCCATCACTTTCTgtttggattactgcaacacaTTCTAGATGGGGCTGTCCTTGTAGACTAACTGGAAATTACAATTGGTTCAGAATGTGGCAGCATGCAGAGTTCTGACTGCCCTACAGTTTTCCCATATTGCACTGCTGATGGAATGTAATCGGCTATAAGAGGATTGAGGAATAGGAGGCAAAGCCGAACCAAGacattgatcagaaaaaataaattttaatctgaaatgtaatttgagaagaATCTCGAGCTTGGTCCTCACTAGTTCTCTCAAagataaagggagggaagggggaagtgcATTCAGACAACTTCTGTTACCATAACCTTATAATTAAGGCAACATTAGCATAACATCGGTTCCTACTCTGGTCTTACAGAGTTTCTAACCAGGCTGCTTACAGGACTGCTTCTCTCTGAGGATTTGGCTATTCCACTCGATCAGATACAGTGGGTGCACTCTATACTGTTTCTTTTAAATGTTGTCATCTAGCAGGACCCAGGAAGTGCACCTTCTCCATCGTTGGTCCTGCCCAGTGTAAAACCCTTATCCCAAAGATCCAGCAGGCcctcaaacatttctttttacttttaagaAATGTAGATAAATACATTTGCTTTGATTATCCatgtctccccgaaaataagaccaagtcttattttcttttgggccccaaaataagcacttgggcttgTTTTCGGGGAGGTCTCTTTTTTTATCAGAAGGATGCATACAGGAGGCAGCAACTGCGCTGAGGCCGACTGCAGCAGGAGGTAGAGGGAGGCAGTAGCCCAAAGGGCATCGGCCTGTGTACCTCAGATTAGCTACAGGCCGCTATGGAGAGCATGGCTGGTGCTGCCGCCATGAAGTGGAGTAAGAGAGTGAAAGAATGATCTGATCCAAtatatctctccccctcccccctttttgtgtgtatgtgtgtatgtgtgcgtgtgagggagagagatagagagaaagagagagagaggagggggagggggggagggaggcagagagagatagggaaggagagggagataaGAGACAGCACACACTGCCATCAGTACTGGTATAACTCTCTGAGGTTGGATTGGagatatatatatctctctccccacccctcacacatacagacacactcACACAGGTTAGATCGGATTGCTCTCTCGCG
Encoded proteins:
- the LOC116507961 gene encoding zinc finger protein 318-like, which codes for MSRPESSHPAMRVQRSRLGSIESSRWCGPRSRSPSPRDHRRHHYYHHRSPPSRRSSHRLYRSPSPRRFSRRYSPSYSPRQHSRSPGRRSESSVEKYLRDVVENDIDTSSPADSLSNMNRDDLDDGPIFSRVLSHPWNLERGFFREENPSRPFSMRHDEDSYNRDIFIAQLDRSINSEFLQHQSRENKRGGEQESKCFQYGRDDRLFDESIKSRALLAETEKYCKQGLNRSPSLIYMDEDFRKLEKIRRKREEDLRSRNISTDYPMPDSANQEQSSESRHHYRSEKTPAMSLQSILKKRSDDSSIQDFRDFSKGKKPPESTSEPVTQRSDFLLPNERASQDGSGFSCILGTTTDSVYAPEKILDPFPYNIEDEEKFLYGDDDGDSNNCVYSQKIMSKKKKPVREKVKYLPIAKPKNLKQSVKLKNLEQSVKPKNLEQSVKPKNLEQSVKPENLEQSVKPENLEQSVKPENLEQSSVEYDKMRDLLKTIGLDIGMAEIDKLAARTEERLHGKKTAYALNHHSVANHKAKLEEKQKHSLSPFDSFPSPEALSPVLKYDYNNIAISGQNKATDMCEQSSVPGSVIPSAPPSFLDIPPGSISGSCHDVPYVSTFTPTQFFPNSASLPVALPDYDVYQHHMDYATSDWCPQQVDSLCPSKTDVADLKDRCINRNLRIIDTINISKSKQFQKAATTTPYSNQLSKSSKKRAKRRNAAARKIALLNHKVTEECIKSELEQESYHKKLFYHKIELDRLSKQQAEMLQKKRKEKDPLLTELSRSKENLAKKVAQLELTIKILKEKQSELDKITHSVEMNHFGKSQKLSSENKDSSENNLQKNPQSEEITFNSI